A single window of Methanoregula sp. DNA harbors:
- a CDS encoding acyltransferase, with protein MADQTDGKETAKLLDELTGIIKTGLDAKKTASVLYRIGCPVPEESLLEEIRLYAEYLPIANEYPFTDEQRYLHFLWEAMERSPLCLATNFAFPFRRVLAKKLFRKCGKNFCCENGVRFNFGQFIESGDNVFMNAGTFIDSKGGVTIGSSVGIGEYVRILTHTHSESNHEERTYGRVFIGDYAKIYSGATILYGIKIGDQAIVAAGAVVTKDVPANHVVAGIPAEVIRERHTEGKRREQLNHRWLFKSAFQQD; from the coding sequence ATGGCAGATCAGACTGACGGGAAAGAGACCGCAAAGTTGCTGGATGAACTCACCGGGATCATAAAGACCGGCCTTGATGCGAAAAAGACCGCATCCGTCCTGTACCGGATAGGGTGCCCGGTGCCCGAGGAATCACTGCTTGAAGAGATCAGGCTTTATGCCGAATACCTCCCGATAGCAAATGAGTACCCCTTCACCGATGAACAGCGGTACCTGCACTTTTTATGGGAAGCAATGGAACGCTCGCCCCTGTGCCTTGCAACAAACTTTGCATTCCCTTTCCGGAGGGTGCTGGCAAAAAAGCTGTTCAGGAAGTGCGGCAAAAACTTCTGCTGCGAGAACGGGGTGAGGTTCAATTTCGGGCAGTTCATTGAATCGGGCGATAATGTGTTCATGAACGCAGGTACGTTCATCGACAGCAAGGGGGGCGTCACCATCGGCAGCTCAGTCGGTATCGGGGAATATGTGCGCATCCTCACCCATACCCACTCCGAGTCCAACCATGAGGAGCGGACGTACGGGCGCGTGTTCATCGGGGATTATGCAAAGATTTACTCCGGTGCTACTATCCTCTACGGGATTAAGATCGGCGACCAGGCGATTGTTGCCGCAGGAGCAGTCGTCACCAAGGACGTACCGGCAAACCATGTCGTTGCCGGCATCCCTGCAGAGGTGATCCGCGAGCGGCATACCGAGGGAAAACGACGGGAGCAGCTGAACCACCGCTGGCTTTTTAAAAGCGCATTCCAGCAGGATTGA
- a CDS encoding response regulator has translation MIIFVSDNPERAEGLLTHLKQKGYLYSVVSDEKKALDAIRTDRANLILIDTGCASFHGFTLCKTIKEDEAQKDLPVLLLTDLCDVSVLLAVLDSRADAFIPKPADPEALLSAIDDLVKAHEAEKPQPSVRTRFVVSHEGCDYSVYADRRQLLEFLLSTFEIAVRIRHEQERMQDELQGAIKELSERLLAVTGERDATVKNLHMEVEERTKTINRLNAALQAKDQQETLLRTQSDKFLQDLAEKGTALESTRRLLEEESRMAAALKEQVAALNKERESIQQEQKERLEDLAVNVERLNSEISSKSTALAQEQLARKGLEEQLVLTGGALKQEQEKNRAISEELASAASAREAEALGRVKLEEDAQNLRRELDAREKESHDRISHVSQSLADMQSALIQAQDRLSDETVANRELREQVAILTCERDRLAQSHEVFSDSQGKAQADLEAQFHTLEQEQCLLTAAETEREELRAKYANVQQFLDSASRDIGLLTAALSEEKEKHKSAEDRLNAAVREMEEKDRVIHALTKGRTTLTGEPGGQKTQSAGVIELPPAPSPRQEQAGDQTRKPDDDIPGPSHDPAGQQEQEPLLPSPSVKLQLPEPSPPAMLPETPAPAPEGVGAEPQKSPSVPDERGAEPKTAETIPTPPPLRQPADWSMNRNLWFDMIKWVHHTDKVPEDKRKSLLSDLMKMSRLVQQGRHLTNRQETEIRTLLAKMKALGYLFP, from the coding sequence ATGATCATTTTTGTAAGTGATAACCCGGAACGGGCTGAAGGTCTCCTTACCCACCTCAAACAGAAAGGGTACCTCTATTCGGTTGTTTCGGATGAAAAAAAAGCGCTCGATGCCATCAGGACGGACCGTGCAAACCTGATCCTGATCGATACCGGGTGCGCATCGTTTCATGGCTTTACACTCTGTAAAACAATCAAGGAGGATGAGGCACAAAAGGACCTCCCCGTCCTGCTGCTGACAGATCTCTGTGATGTCAGCGTGCTTCTTGCGGTGCTGGATTCCCGCGCAGATGCTTTTATTCCGAAACCCGCCGACCCGGAGGCCCTGCTCTCTGCCATCGATGACCTTGTGAAGGCGCACGAAGCAGAAAAGCCGCAGCCATCAGTAAGGACGCGGTTTGTAGTGTCCCACGAGGGGTGCGATTACTCGGTCTATGCCGACCGCAGGCAGCTCCTTGAATTCCTGCTTTCCACGTTCGAGATTGCCGTCCGCATCCGCCATGAACAGGAGAGGATGCAGGATGAACTGCAGGGGGCGATAAAGGAACTCAGCGAACGGCTCCTCGCCGTCACAGGTGAACGGGACGCAACGGTAAAGAACCTTCATATGGAGGTTGAGGAGCGGACGAAAACAATCAACAGGCTCAATGCCGCCCTGCAGGCAAAAGACCAGCAGGAAACCCTGTTGCGCACGCAATCCGACAAGTTCCTGCAGGATCTCGCGGAAAAGGGGACGGCGCTCGAGAGCACACGGCGCTTGCTTGAAGAAGAGAGCCGTATGGCTGCTGCCCTCAAAGAACAGGTTGCCGCACTTAACAAAGAGAGAGAGAGCATACAGCAGGAACAAAAAGAGCGACTTGAAGATCTTGCCGTGAATGTTGAACGCCTCAACTCGGAAATTTCCTCAAAGTCGACAGCGCTTGCACAGGAACAACTGGCCAGAAAAGGCCTTGAAGAGCAACTGGTCCTGACAGGCGGGGCATTGAAACAGGAACAGGAAAAGAACCGGGCAATTTCTGAAGAACTCGCATCAGCCGCTTCAGCGCGGGAGGCAGAGGCACTGGGCCGGGTAAAGCTTGAAGAGGATGCACAGAATCTCCGGCGGGAACTGGATGCAAGGGAGAAGGAGTCCCATGATCGGATCAGTCATGTGAGCCAGAGCCTTGCCGACATGCAGTCAGCACTGATCCAGGCACAGGATCGGCTTTCGGACGAAACCGTGGCAAACCGGGAACTCCGGGAACAGGTCGCCATTCTTACGTGTGAACGCGACCGGTTAGCCCAGTCTCACGAGGTATTCTCAGACTCTCAGGGAAAGGCACAGGCAGATCTTGAAGCGCAGTTCCATACCCTTGAGCAGGAGCAGTGCCTCCTTACAGCAGCCGAAACCGAGCGGGAAGAGCTCCGCGCAAAGTATGCAAACGTTCAGCAGTTTCTCGATTCAGCATCACGGGACATCGGCCTGCTGACCGCCGCGTTATCTGAAGAGAAGGAGAAACACAAATCCGCAGAAGACCGTCTGAACGCTGCTGTACGTGAGATGGAAGAGAAAGATCGCGTCATTCATGCTCTCACAAAAGGGCGTACAACCCTCACCGGTGAACCCGGCGGACAAAAGACGCAGTCGGCCGGAGTGATTGAGCTGCCCCCGGCCCCTTCACCACGACAGGAGCAGGCCGGGGATCAAACGCGGAAGCCGGATGATGATATTCCCGGGCCATCTCATGATCCCGCCGGACAACAAGAGCAGGAGCCTCTCCTCCCTTCGCCTTCCGTCAAGTTGCAGCTCCCGGAACCGTCACCGCCGGCCATGCTTCCAGAAACTCCTGCACCGGCCCCTGAAGGAGTGGGGGCAGAGCCACAAAAGTCCCCATCCGTTCCTGATGAAAGGGGGGCCGAACCAAAGACTGCCGAAACAATTCCCACACCACCCCCTCTTCGGCAACCGGCAGACTGGAGCATGAACCGCAACCTCTGGTTTGACATGATCAAATGGGTCCATCACACCGACAAGGTCCCCGAAGACAAGCGCAAGTCCCTTCTTTCAGACTTGATGAAAATGAGCAGGCTCGTGCAGCAGGGCAGGCACCTTACCAACCGGCAGGAGACAGAGATACGCACGCTCCTTGCAAAGATGAAGGCGCTGGGTTACCTTTTCCCGTAA
- a CDS encoding PAS domain S-box protein, translated as MTGTRESGSLLTENGWRVLLLSTSVLILLFTVYCLAHGITIIFMHLYYFPIILLAYHYHKKGVILSAVLGLLYVALVTFFVFPDMEVIAGALVRFVVFVGIAAVVSYLSETLKKRELERNTIIANSEDGIFVVDMPLRMITEVNRRGAGMLGYTTDELVNQPLDTIWHERQELIRCSDLISSAGFARNFEVHLVQKSGETRTVLLSAGALPEHRVVLTVTDITDRELMLSEMRRLSDVRESIIKNANVWLMLIDPRGRILEWNKAAEEISGYAAAEVTGSNAVWKLLYPEKIYRKEITEKISGIIKRDNYLENLQSTIVAKNGTKKTLLWNTRGLPDSKGTPGNYIAIGIDITDREKAGQVSREYAEWYSTLLRTTRDGYNLVDAKGRLIEVNDNYCRMTGFSREELLGRSISDQDANESKDAAVAHMQKILKTGSDRFETRHRTKDGGIIDVEVSVSFQAQKRQFIVFVRDITERKRAEKEIYESEAKFHTIADFTSDWEYWQAEDKQIIYMTPSCERITGYTPEEFFADLNLLETIVHPDDLSSMQEHNRVAWETRQVLSKDFRIMHRDGTVRWIGHACRHVYDAEGNAVGRRVSNRDITDRKRLEISLTESEGRLKEILESMIAGVVIIDPETHTIVDLNSVAARMIGARKDQIVGSVCHRYICPAEIGACPITDPELTVDKSEKVLLTHHGEKIPILKSVVPITINERPHLLESFIDISDLKQAESTLRESEEKYRAFFNTSRDCVFITTADGRWVDLNDGAVELFGYGSREELLQVNIRDLYANPGERTRHIDIIRQKGFTRDFPIELRKKDGSVINTLITSVVRKDKNGNVVGFQGTVRDITEKKATQDRIEVLLHLQEEQLRIINTSPAVAFLWKAEENWPVEMVSRNISQFGYSVNDFVSGSVLYSSIIHPDDLGQVAAEVEYNSKNNIDEFKQIYRIFGKDRSEYWIDDYTHIRRDKDGKITHYEGIVIDITERKMVEKALAQSEYRYRILAESAQDVIFIINPDLKFSYMNSFGADQFGKSPGELTGMLLQALFPQETFEKISAIIHQVVERGKTQHIEMEIPLPSSHRWYDTHFVPLLDKDGDVFSILGISRDITELKDKETALKKAHDELEMRVRERTAELAHVNIELEDEITERKRINEHITKLSAVKEGLLAALSLNEKLKLITEGVVEIFNADFARIWMTRDSDLCEKGCQHAAVTEGPHVCRDRTRCLHLMASSGRYTHIDGGHRRVPMGAYKIGRVATAEHPGFVTNDVINDPRVHDHEWARSLGLVSFAGYRLSSAEGRPIGVIALFSKNKIEPWEEKLLEDIASTASQVILKGMADDALKESEERFRSLVETTSDFVWEVNQDGKFIYVSPKVRDLLGYEPEEVIGKTPFDLMPPDEAEKTGKIFLEIVAGQKFIVGLESINLHKDGQRVVFETNGVPFFDTNRNLLGYRGIARDITGRKAAEEQIVKSLHEKEFLLREVHHRVRNNFQIIISLLSLQSRSIGDEVCAAAMQESQNRIRAMAFVHEKLYTSQDLAKIELEPYIKYLTTQLFTLFKVPPRTIGLVIDATNIFADINTTIPFGLIVNELVSNSLKHAFPGGRKGEISISVRDDKKGLTLSYRDNGVGFGKDFDWRTTDTLGFKLIIGLVEQLDGTIEQQPGEGTRFEITIKRKTDEKGKTHGTFNPVPE; from the coding sequence ATGACCGGTACCCGGGAATCCGGATCCTTATTAACGGAAAACGGGTGGAGGGTCCTTCTCCTTAGCACTTCTGTCCTTATTCTTCTCTTTACGGTCTATTGTCTCGCGCATGGCATCACGATCATCTTCATGCACCTGTATTATTTCCCGATCATCCTGCTTGCGTACCATTACCATAAAAAAGGTGTAATCCTGTCTGCCGTGCTCGGGCTGCTCTACGTCGCCCTTGTCACATTTTTTGTGTTCCCGGACATGGAGGTTATAGCCGGAGCTCTTGTCCGGTTTGTTGTCTTTGTCGGGATCGCAGCGGTAGTTTCGTACCTTTCTGAAACCCTCAAAAAAAGGGAACTGGAGCGCAACACCATTATTGCTAACTCCGAGGACGGTATCTTCGTTGTCGATATGCCCCTGCGAATGATTACGGAGGTGAACCGCCGTGGTGCCGGCATGCTGGGATATACGACAGACGAGCTGGTCAACCAACCCCTCGATACAATCTGGCATGAACGGCAGGAGCTGATCCGGTGTTCGGACTTAATCAGTTCCGCAGGATTTGCCCGGAATTTCGAAGTGCACCTAGTCCAAAAATCCGGAGAGACGCGAACGGTTCTCCTGTCCGCCGGGGCACTTCCTGAACACCGCGTCGTCCTGACGGTCACCGACATCACCGATCGCGAGCTCATGCTCTCAGAGATGCGCAGGCTTTCCGATGTACGGGAGAGCATCATTAAAAATGCGAACGTCTGGCTGATGTTGATCGATCCACGTGGCCGGATCCTCGAATGGAACAAGGCTGCTGAAGAGATCAGTGGATATGCGGCCGCCGAAGTTACCGGTTCAAACGCTGTTTGGAAACTTCTTTACCCGGAGAAAATTTACCGTAAGGAAATTACGGAAAAGATATCGGGGATCATTAAGCGTGACAATTATCTTGAGAACCTTCAGTCTACAATTGTTGCCAAAAACGGGACGAAAAAGACCCTCCTCTGGAATACCCGCGGCCTGCCAGACAGCAAAGGTACCCCTGGCAATTATATTGCAATTGGCATTGATATCACCGATCGCGAAAAGGCCGGGCAGGTATCAAGGGAGTATGCGGAATGGTACTCAACCCTCCTCAGGACAACCCGGGACGGCTATAACCTTGTTGATGCCAAGGGCCGGCTGATTGAAGTAAACGACAATTACTGCCGTATGACCGGGTTTTCCCGCGAGGAACTGCTGGGAAGATCCATTTCTGACCAGGATGCAAACGAGAGCAAAGACGCTGCGGTTGCGCACATGCAGAAAATTCTTAAAACAGGCTCAGACCGGTTTGAGACCCGGCACCGGACAAAGGACGGCGGGATAATTGATGTCGAAGTAAGCGTATCTTTTCAGGCTCAAAAACGGCAGTTTATCGTCTTTGTGCGTGATATTACCGAACGAAAACGCGCTGAAAAGGAGATTTATGAGAGTGAAGCAAAGTTCCATACCATAGCAGATTTCACTTCCGACTGGGAATACTGGCAGGCAGAGGACAAACAGATCATCTACATGACCCCGTCCTGTGAACGAATCACGGGTTATACCCCGGAGGAATTTTTTGCAGATCTGAACCTTTTGGAAACAATTGTACATCCTGATGATCTCTCATCAATGCAGGAACATAACCGGGTCGCATGGGAAACCCGTCAGGTATTGTCCAAGGATTTCAGGATTATGCACCGGGACGGCACCGTGCGCTGGATTGGTCATGCCTGCCGGCATGTCTACGATGCTGAAGGGAACGCTGTCGGAAGACGGGTGAGCAACCGGGATATCACTGACCGCAAGCGGCTGGAGATCAGTCTGACAGAGAGCGAGGGGCGGTTAAAAGAGATCCTTGAATCGATGATCGCCGGCGTGGTAATCATCGATCCAGAAACCCATACTATTGTCGATCTCAATTCAGTTGCAGCCAGAATGATTGGGGCCCGGAAGGACCAGATCGTCGGTTCGGTCTGCCACCGCTATATCTGTCCCGCAGAGATCGGGGCATGTCCTATTACAGATCCGGAACTGACGGTCGATAAATCTGAGAAAGTTTTGCTGACGCACCATGGCGAAAAAATCCCAATCCTCAAATCGGTTGTCCCTATTACCATTAATGAACGTCCCCACCTTCTTGAAAGCTTCATCGATATCTCTGACCTGAAGCAGGCCGAGTCTACGCTACGTGAGAGCGAAGAAAAATACCGTGCATTCTTCAATACCTCGCGTGACTGCGTGTTTATCACTACAGCTGACGGCAGATGGGTCGACCTCAACGATGGGGCGGTGGAGCTCTTTGGGTACGGCAGCAGGGAGGAGCTGCTTCAGGTCAACATACGTGACCTCTATGCGAATCCCGGTGAAAGAACCCGGCATATCGACATTATCAGGCAGAAGGGATTTACCAGGGACTTCCCGATTGAACTGAGGAAAAAAGACGGCTCAGTTATCAACACGCTCATCACATCAGTCGTCCGGAAAGACAAAAATGGCAACGTGGTAGGGTTCCAGGGAACGGTCAGGGATATCACCGAAAAGAAAGCCACCCAGGATCGCATTGAAGTACTGCTCCACCTGCAGGAAGAGCAGCTCAGGATTATCAACACGAGCCCGGCGGTTGCTTTTCTCTGGAAGGCTGAAGAGAACTGGCCGGTGGAAATGGTAAGCAGAAATATTTCACAATTCGGGTATTCAGTTAATGATTTTGTATCGGGCAGCGTTTTATACAGTTCCATTATTCATCCTGATGATCTTGGGCAGGTAGCTGCTGAAGTGGAATACAATAGTAAGAATAATATCGACGAATTCAAGCAAATCTACAGAATCTTTGGAAAAGACAGGTCGGAATACTGGATCGATGACTATACACATATCCGCCGGGATAAGGATGGAAAAATCACCCATTACGAGGGAATTGTTATTGACATCACCGAACGTAAGATGGTAGAGAAAGCACTTGCACAAAGTGAATACCGGTACCGTATCCTTGCCGAGTCAGCGCAGGATGTCATCTTCATCATTAATCCTGATTTGAAGTTTTCATACATGAATTCATTCGGAGCGGATCAGTTCGGAAAATCACCCGGAGAATTGACCGGAATGTTATTACAGGCGCTGTTTCCACAGGAGACCTTTGAAAAAATAAGTGCCATCATTCACCAAGTTGTCGAGAGGGGAAAAACACAACATATTGAGATGGAGATCCCTCTTCCCTCTTCTCACCGGTGGTATGATACCCATTTTGTACCTCTCCTGGATAAGGACGGGGACGTCTTTTCCATACTTGGAATTTCACGGGACATTACTGAACTGAAGGATAAGGAAACTGCACTGAAAAAAGCCCATGATGAACTGGAGATGCGGGTCCGTGAACGCACTGCAGAGCTTGCCCATGTAAACATCGAACTTGAAGATGAGATCACCGAGCGCAAGCGGATCAACGAACACATTACAAAACTGAGCGCGGTAAAAGAGGGACTTCTTGCCGCTCTGAGTCTAAATGAGAAACTCAAACTCATCACTGAAGGGGTCGTGGAAATTTTCAATGCCGATTTTGCCCGGATCTGGATGACTAGAGACTCCGATCTCTGCGAAAAAGGCTGCCAGCACGCTGCCGTGACAGAAGGTCCGCATGTCTGCCGGGACCGCACCCGCTGCCTCCATCTCATGGCCAGTTCCGGGCGGTATACCCATATCGATGGCGGTCACCGCAGGGTCCCCATGGGTGCCTATAAGATTGGGCGTGTTGCAACTGCCGAACACCCGGGATTTGTCACCAATGATGTCATAAACGATCCCCGTGTCCACGACCACGAATGGGCACGTTCGTTAGGGCTGGTCTCATTTGCAGGGTACCGGCTCAGCTCGGCTGAAGGCCGGCCGATCGGTGTTATCGCGCTTTTCAGCAAGAACAAAATCGAACCATGGGAAGAAAAATTACTGGAAGATATCGCCAGTACGGCATCGCAGGTCATCCTGAAAGGAATGGCCGATGACGCCCTGAAGGAGAGCGAGGAGCGCTTCCGTTCCCTTGTTGAAACGACCAGCGACTTTGTCTGGGAAGTAAACCAGGACGGGAAATTTATCTATGTCAGCCCGAAAGTCAGGGACCTGCTGGGATACGAACCTGAAGAAGTCATCGGGAAGACGCCGTTTGACCTGATGCCGCCTGATGAAGCAGAAAAAACAGGAAAAATATTTCTGGAGATCGTTGCGGGTCAAAAGTTCATCGTAGGACTGGAAAGCATTAACCTGCATAAAGACGGGCAGCGTGTTGTGTTCGAAACAAATGGCGTCCCTTTTTTTGATACGAACAGGAACCTCCTGGGATACCGTGGGATCGCCCGTGACATTACCGGACGGAAAGCTGCAGAAGAGCAGATCGTCAAATCACTCCATGAAAAAGAGTTCCTCCTCCGCGAGGTACACCACCGGGTCAGGAACAATTTCCAGATCATCATCAGCCTGCTCTCGCTGCAGTCACGGAGCATCGGAGATGAGGTATGTGCTGCTGCGATGCAGGAGAGCCAGAACCGGATACGGGCGATGGCGTTTGTCCATGAAAAACTCTATACCTCGCAAGACCTTGCAAAAATAGAACTGGAACCGTATATAAAATACCTGACTACCCAATTATTTACCCTCTTTAAGGTGCCCCCCAGAACCATCGGACTTGTCATTGATGCCACTAACATTTTTGCAGATATTAACACCACAATTCCATTCGGCCTTATTGTCAACGAACTGGTCTCAAACTCCCTCAAACATGCGTTCCCCGGGGGGAGGAAAGGTGAAATTTCCATCAGCGTCAGGGATGATAAAAAAGGTCTCACGTTGAGCTATCGCGATAACGGGGTCGGGTTTGGGAAGGATTTTGACTGGCGCACTACCGATACCCTTGGGTTTAAGCTTATTATTGGTCTGGTAGAACAACTGGACGGGACTATCGAACAGCAACCCGGAGAAGGCACCCGGTTTGAAATCACGATAAAAAGAAAAACAGACGAGAAAGGAAAAACCCATGGGACATTCAACCCGGTGCCGGAATGA
- a CDS encoding PAS domain S-box protein, giving the protein MDDIRRMPAENTKNRQVPVHPAAEKAASEREEKFREIFDKINDAIHIHEILDDGSPGRFIEVNEVACRMLQYSKEEFLSRTPLDFTTDYHSRPLKQIIAELATHGSALFETEHKRKDGVIIPVEVNAHVIQFGGKRRVLSVVRDITGRKRSKEALREIEEKYQDFIDNATDLIQSVTPEGKIEYVNKAWKKTLGYSEKDIPHLSLMDFVHPDSLSHCMEAFKRVLSGENIRDIDAVFISKDGKKVSVEGNANCRFVNGKPTYTRGIFRDVTERKQMEKVVLASLKEKEILLKEIHHRVKNNLQIIASLLSLQSRYITDENVLNALKESQNRIKAMALVHERLYRSENLSSVALADYLRYLIDNLFGFYGVNPQMVRLAFDAGDVKVDINQAIPIGLIMNELVSNSLKHAFPEGEKGELTVTIRRDESALVLTVHDTGPGIPADFDWRNAKSLGLRLVISLVEQLQGTIELDRSGGTTFKIIIPKRPGQGGNHDAAS; this is encoded by the coding sequence ATGGATGATATTCGGAGAATGCCGGCAGAAAACACGAAAAACAGGCAGGTACCTGTACATCCCGCAGCAGAAAAAGCAGCATCTGAAAGGGAGGAAAAATTCCGCGAGATATTCGACAAGATAAACGACGCGATTCACATCCATGAAATTCTGGATGACGGGAGCCCGGGCCGGTTCATTGAGGTAAATGAGGTTGCATGCCGGATGCTGCAGTATTCAAAAGAAGAATTCCTCAGCCGCACCCCGCTTGACTTTACCACGGATTACCACAGCCGGCCCCTTAAGCAGATCATAGCGGAGCTTGCAACCCATGGTTCAGCCCTGTTTGAAACAGAACACAAAAGAAAAGACGGGGTCATCATCCCTGTCGAGGTCAATGCACATGTCATCCAGTTTGGCGGAAAGAGGCGGGTGCTATCTGTTGTCCGGGATATTACCGGGCGCAAGCGGTCCAAAGAAGCATTGAGGGAAATCGAAGAGAAATATCAGGATTTCATCGATAATGCAACCGATTTAATACAGAGCGTCACGCCCGAAGGGAAAATTGAATATGTCAACAAGGCATGGAAAAAAACGCTTGGTTATTCGGAAAAAGACATCCCTCACTTATCATTGATGGATTTTGTCCATCCGGATTCCCTGTCACATTGCATGGAAGCCTTTAAACGCGTATTGTCCGGAGAGAATATTCGCGATATTGATGCTGTTTTCATCAGCAAGGATGGCAAAAAGGTCTCTGTCGAGGGAAATGCAAATTGTCGGTTTGTTAATGGAAAACCAACATACACCCGCGGCATTTTTCGTGATGTCACCGAGCGCAAGCAGATGGAAAAGGTAGTCCTCGCCTCACTTAAGGAAAAAGAGATCCTGTTAAAGGAGATTCATCACCGGGTAAAGAACAACCTGCAGATTATTGCAAGCCTCCTCTCCCTCCAGTCGCGTTATATCACCGATGAAAATGTGCTGAATGCGTTAAAAGAGAGCCAGAACCGTATCAAGGCGATGGCGCTCGTGCATGAACGGCTCTACCGTTCGGAAAATCTTTCCTCGGTTGCCCTTGCAGATTACCTGCGGTATCTTATCGACAACCTGTTCGGGTTTTATGGGGTAAACCCGCAGATGGTGCGGCTGGCTTTCGATGCAGGGGACGTAAAAGTGGACATCAATCAGGCGATCCCGATAGGCCTGATCATGAATGAACTCGTCTCGAACTCGCTCAAACACGCATTTCCGGAAGGAGAAAAGGGAGAACTCACTGTTACCATCAGGCGGGACGAAAGTGCCCTTGTGCTGACAGTTCATGACACCGGCCCCGGTATCCCGGCAGATTTCGACTGGCGCAATGCCAAATCCCTCGGGCTCAGGCTGGTGATCTCCCTTGTGGAACAGTTACAGGGCACAATCGAACTTGACCGGTCAGGCGGGACGACATTTAAGATCATTATCCCAAAAAGGCCGGGTCAGGGGGGCAATCATGATGCAGCTTCCTGA
- a CDS encoding mechanosensitive ion channel family protein, with product MIPVNVSALGGMDAQSMIYLIQSDENLVGTASPVELVGFILAIIIAYIAGIFAAYYLKRHFSHRVKKEHLDFWIRVVRILFVLAAMAITVPPFFDAGLIIVFWILIGSLAVFALAGQKVIANAVAGVALMYERPFARGDFICVGETSGTVVSITLFATMVRTVRGVTVHIPNDQVYTTASSNYYSNAARRYDYEINIRYRDDSGRAVSIIKEALDRFTFVLKNPVPEVFVSDLAQSSVTIKIRAWFPSVWANTQDDVSSLTDLLPQLKTALERAGIEIPFPQRTVWFGNEMHPKK from the coding sequence ATGATTCCGGTCAACGTTTCCGCGCTGGGCGGAATGGATGCACAAAGCATGATCTACCTGATCCAGTCTGATGAGAACCTTGTGGGAACGGCAAGCCCTGTCGAACTTGTTGGGTTTATTCTTGCCATTATCATCGCATATATCGCCGGTATCTTTGCAGCCTATTACCTCAAGCGGCATTTCTCCCACCGTGTAAAAAAAGAACACCTCGATTTCTGGATCAGGGTCGTGCGGATCCTTTTTGTACTGGCTGCAATGGCGATCACCGTTCCCCCCTTCTTTGATGCCGGGCTGATTATAGTGTTCTGGATCCTCATCGGGTCGCTTGCCGTTTTTGCGCTTGCCGGGCAGAAAGTCATTGCAAATGCTGTCGCCGGTGTTGCCCTCATGTATGAGCGCCCGTTTGCCAGAGGCGATTTTATTTGTGTCGGCGAGACGTCCGGCACGGTTGTCTCCATCACCCTGTTTGCCACTATGGTCAGGACGGTTCGCGGAGTAACCGTCCACATCCCGAACGACCAGGTCTACACGACTGCGAGCAGCAACTACTACAGCAATGCAGCCCGCCGGTACGATTACGAAATAAATATCCGGTACCGTGACGACAGCGGACGGGCGGTATCCATCATTAAAGAGGCCCTGGACAGATTTACCTTTGTACTAAAAAACCCGGTACCCGAGGTCTTTGTCAGCGACCTTGCACAGAGCAGCGTTACCATCAAGATCAGGGCCTGGTTCCCTTCGGTATGGGCTAACACGCAGGATGACGTGTCGTCCCTGACCGATCTCCTCCCGCAGCTCAAAACTGCCCTTGAGAGAGCAGGCATCGAAATACCGTTCCCGCAGCGTACGGTATGGTTCGGGAATGAGATGCACCCGAAAAAATAG
- a CDS encoding DUF432 domain-containing protein, producing MFGRYEGDISYTDNFVTIHLERSAEIPRYIRSCCGETVEKILPSGRGTIIINPVEPVNLPLPLTRLLEIAFPATAIPPQSEQQVFLTFPVEMGVFLEAGGDLHVLDIFSKTPTKYSLYGSPGDGQITRFYQSRIFGKIPVVDHFSEGVLALTLKNTSARTIEVSRAVFDSHSMHIFYGEYVAMTAVMELYSPMIARTSVDEKPAVSGMSPCIELYMARRIPAVHGRGHLMEFGVA from the coding sequence GTGTTTGGGCGATACGAAGGGGATATTTCCTATACGGATAATTTTGTCACCATACATCTTGAACGGTCTGCAGAGATCCCGCGGTACATCCGTTCGTGCTGCGGGGAGACCGTTGAGAAGATCCTGCCTTCCGGCAGGGGTACCATCATCATCAACCCGGTAGAGCCGGTGAACCTTCCGCTCCCCCTGACCCGCCTGCTCGAGATTGCATTCCCCGCAACTGCCATTCCCCCCCAGTCAGAACAGCAGGTGTTCCTGACATTTCCTGTCGAGATGGGGGTGTTCCTTGAAGCTGGCGGTGACCTCCACGTTCTTGATATCTTCTCAAAGACCCCCACGAAGTATTCGCTCTATGGCTCGCCCGGTGACGGGCAGATCACCCGGTTTTACCAGAGCAGAATTTTTGGAAAAATACCGGTCGTCGACCATTTTTCGGAGGGAGTACTCGCGCTGACGCTTAAAAACACCTCGGCACGGACTATCGAGGTATCACGTGCTGTTTTTGACAGTCACAGCATGCACATCTTCTACGGGGAGTATGTTGCGATGACAGCAGTCATGGAGCTGTATTCACCCATGATTGCCCGGACATCCGTTGATGAGAAGCCCGCGGTTTCGGGCATGAGCCCGTGCATCGAGCTCTACATGGCACGCAGGATCCCGGCTGTGCATGGCAGGGGGCACCTCATGGAGTTTGGTGTGGCATGA